A genomic segment from Nodularia sphaerocarpa UHCC 0038 encodes:
- a CDS encoding YceD family protein produces MDAIFIPQLTKAPERTEEIQVQEFLPGLESLTPVRGRLRVQHQGNYLEVSSQAETIITCTCNRCLQQYNQRLTLNTKEVIWLDEAAAQIEDLPLEREVVMEDLVETLSPKGYFYPSEWLYEQMCLAIPQRQLCNLDCPGILSDDADSSNKPGDSRWASLEALKKQLPG; encoded by the coding sequence ATGGACGCAATTTTTATTCCGCAGCTCACCAAAGCCCCGGAGCGAACTGAGGAAATTCAAGTTCAAGAGTTTCTACCTGGTTTGGAAAGCTTAACACCTGTTCGCGGTCGCTTGCGGGTGCAGCATCAAGGTAATTACTTAGAAGTTTCCAGTCAGGCAGAAACAATTATTACTTGTACTTGTAACCGTTGTTTGCAGCAATATAATCAACGTTTGACGTTAAATACCAAAGAAGTTATTTGGTTGGATGAAGCTGCTGCTCAAATAGAGGACTTACCTTTAGAACGGGAAGTGGTGATGGAAGATTTGGTGGAAACTCTCTCACCTAAAGGTTATTTTTATCCGAGTGAATGGTTATATGAGCAGATGTGTTTAGCAATACCTCAGCGTCAGCTTTGTAACCTCGATTGTCCGGGTATTTTGAGCGATGATGCTGATAGTTCAAACAAGCCGGGTGATAGTCGTTGGGCTTCTTTGGAAGCTTTGAAAAAGCAACTTCCTGGTTAA
- a CDS encoding protein jag, translating to MMLESPMQRGQQWLTTLLQLTGTPAEIKGNLEIDSPQSGNSPELDSYWLTIDQTNLTTEQIRLLIGADGSVLDSIQYLANSVLNLGLPEEEQAFYTIELNGYRVKRQAEIHAMAEAAANEVRASGGEVEITSLSSAERRQIHSFLKEFTDLQTFSRGREPHRNLVVCPATAVE from the coding sequence ATGATGCTTGAAAGTCCAATGCAAAGAGGGCAGCAGTGGTTAACAACGCTGCTGCAACTAACAGGAACACCTGCGGAGATTAAGGGTAATTTAGAAATTGACTCGCCTCAATCTGGCAATTCTCCAGAACTAGATAGCTACTGGTTGACAATTGATCAAACCAATCTCACAACCGAACAAATCCGCCTTTTAATTGGCGCTGATGGTTCCGTTTTAGATTCGATTCAGTATTTAGCTAATTCGGTGCTAAACCTCGGACTACCCGAAGAAGAACAAGCTTTTTATACCATTGAGTTAAATGGCTACCGCGTCAAAAGACAAGCGGAAATTCACGCAATGGCAGAAGCCGCAGCGAATGAAGTCCGGGCTTCTGGTGGAGAAGTAGAAATAACATCTCTCAGTTCAGCTGAAAGGCGGCAAATCCACTCTTTCTTAAAAGAATTTACAGATTTGCAAACCTTCAGCCGTGGGAGAGAACCGCACCGTAATTTGGTAGTTTGTCCAGCAACGGCAGTTGAATAA
- the yidC gene encoding membrane protein insertase YidC, translating to MDFGIGFLSNNVMLPIIDFFYGIVPSYGLAIVALTLIIRFALYPLSAGSIRNMRKMRIVQPLMQKRMAEIKEKHKDNPQKQQEEMVNVQKEFGNPLAGCLPLVLQMPVLLALFATLRGSPFSGANYSVNLQIFPSEQIERIQPQAFATAPQNIYIADGERTRVTAILPAGNKLAVGEKTKIQYQTIEGKPFQALLAEHPESHLVPEWKVMKGEERVKIDAQGNIEALEPGDVTIQGSIPGLAAEKGFLFIQALGRVGATNPDGQINWDIVSMILFFGVSLYVSQMISGQNSSGGNPQQDTVNKITPVIFSGMFLFFPLPAGVLMYMVIGNIFQTAQTYILSREPLPEGLQEIVATQEKETAAEQRTLPFEPKSSKKKTTG from the coding sequence ATGGATTTTGGTATCGGGTTTCTTTCAAACAACGTGATGCTGCCAATCATAGATTTTTTCTATGGAATTGTGCCTAGTTACGGATTGGCGATCGTTGCCTTGACATTGATAATCCGCTTCGCGCTCTATCCCCTGAGTGCTGGTTCAATTCGTAATATGCGGAAAATGCGAATTGTACAACCTCTGATGCAGAAGCGGATGGCAGAAATTAAAGAGAAGCACAAGGATAATCCGCAAAAGCAGCAAGAGGAAATGGTCAATGTCCAAAAAGAATTTGGCAACCCATTGGCAGGATGTCTGCCCCTTGTACTGCAAATGCCAGTATTATTAGCGTTGTTTGCCACATTACGTGGTTCACCTTTTTCAGGTGCGAACTACAGCGTTAACCTGCAAATTTTTCCCTCTGAACAAATTGAACGCATTCAACCCCAAGCTTTTGCCACTGCGCCCCAAAACATCTACATTGCTGATGGAGAACGCACTCGTGTCACAGCGATTCTGCCTGCTGGTAACAAATTAGCCGTAGGAGAAAAAACTAAAATCCAATATCAGACTATTGAAGGTAAACCATTTCAGGCGCTTTTAGCAGAACATCCAGAAAGTCACCTGGTTCCTGAATGGAAAGTGATGAAAGGGGAAGAGAGGGTAAAAATAGATGCCCAAGGCAATATAGAAGCCTTAGAACCAGGAGATGTGACAATTCAAGGCTCAATCCCTGGACTAGCAGCAGAAAAAGGATTTTTGTTTATTCAAGCTTTAGGTAGAGTTGGCGCTACAAATCCTGACGGACAGATTAATTGGGATATCGTCTCAATGATTCTATTTTTCGGGGTGAGCCTTTATGTCAGCCAAATGATTTCCGGGCAGAATTCCAGTGGTGGTAATCCACAACAAGATACAGTTAACAAAATCACACCAGTTATATTTTCTGGGATGTTTTTGTTCTTCCCCCTACCAGCTGGGGTATTGATGTACATGGTAATCGGTAATATTTTCCAAACTGCCCAAACTTACATTCTCTCGCGTGAACCTCTACCAGAGGGACTACAAGAAATTGTAGCCACGCAAGAGAAAGAAACAGCAGCAGAACAGAGAACTTTACCATTTGAGCCAAAAAGTTCTAAGAAAAAGACTACAGGTTGA
- a CDS encoding PH domain-containing protein, translating to MGIREEVYYEGGPHIGDLILNSLIGLTVVGLPLAVGAIVRALWLRFRITDRRISVTGGWRGGDRTDIIYSEVVKIVKVPRGIGFWGDMVLTLRNGSRLEMRAVPNFRETYDYINERVTAKNPLYSAPAKK from the coding sequence ATGGGCATTCGTGAAGAAGTTTATTATGAGGGTGGCCCCCACATTGGGGACTTGATTCTCAATAGCTTGATTGGACTAACTGTTGTGGGGCTACCATTGGCAGTTGGAGCCATCGTTAGGGCTTTATGGCTACGCTTCCGCATCACCGACCGCCGGATTTCTGTGACGGGAGGCTGGAGAGGAGGCGATCGCACTGATATCATCTATTCAGAAGTGGTTAAAATCGTAAAAGTTCCCCGTGGAATCGGCTTTTGGGGAGATATGGTACTAACCCTCAGAAATGGTAGTCGCCTAGAAATGCGGGCTGTTCCCAATTTCCGTGAGACTTATGACTACATCAACGAAAGAGTTACAGCTAAAAATCCCCTATATAGCGCTCCTGCTAAGAAGTGA
- the rnpA gene encoding ribonuclease P protein component, protein MALPKANRLKSRKDFQAVFREGIRRHSSHFTLRALRPKCAKAPSLDTASSEKPLSSTQFGVSISTKVSKRAVIRNRIKRQITAALHQFLPKLSPGWRVVIVVKPTAAESQCVSQEFLQELEQLLVKAEVFDGHS, encoded by the coding sequence GTGGCTTTGCCCAAAGCGAATCGATTAAAATCTCGAAAAGATTTCCAGGCAGTTTTCCGGGAAGGCATTCGTCGTCACAGTTCTCATTTCACATTGAGAGCTTTACGACCAAAATGTGCAAAAGCACCTTCCTTGGATACTGCTAGCAGTGAGAAACCACTGTCCAGCACACAATTTGGCGTTTCCATTAGCACAAAAGTCAGCAAAAGAGCAGTAATTCGTAACCGGATTAAACGCCAAATCACAGCGGCTTTGCATCAGTTCTTGCCAAAATTGTCCCCAGGCTGGCGGGTAGTCATAGTTGTCAAACCAACAGCAGCAGAATCTCAGTGCGTAAGCCAAGAATTTCTGCAAGAATTAGAGCAGTTGTTGGTAAAAGCTGAGGTATTTGATGGGCATTCGTGA
- the rpmH gene encoding 50S ribosomal protein L34: protein MQRTLGGTCRKRKRTSGFRARMQTPTGRNVIRARRKKGRHRLSV from the coding sequence ATGCAGAGAACCCTGGGCGGCACTTGCCGTAAGAGAAAAAGAACTTCTGGTTTTCGTGCCAGAATGCAGACACCAACCGGAAGAAACGTGATCCGGGCCAGAAGAAAAAAGGGTCGTCATCGTCTGAGCGTTTAG
- a CDS encoding DUF2808 domain-containing protein, protein MQNLRFPGFERKLPLRLLSALAVTSSLVAGFPAMTGAQGLPGLTLFSGIKSENQLPFRLDFGGQANGWDRYILRIPAKQMNLAAAQFAVSYPDYYEGTFDPKKVEVKVRGKNVPLNEVKWNKEARILEIFPEEPVPAGGEVQLVLSNVRNPTFGGMYHFNCQILSPGDVPMLRYVGTWLLSIS, encoded by the coding sequence ATGCAAAATTTACGATTTCCCGGTTTTGAGCGCAAACTGCCTCTGAGACTGCTTTCGGCATTAGCCGTGACTAGCTCTTTGGTGGCGGGTTTTCCAGCCATGACGGGAGCGCAAGGCTTACCCGGACTCACACTATTTAGCGGCATCAAAAGCGAAAATCAGCTACCCTTCAGATTAGATTTTGGTGGACAAGCTAATGGCTGGGATCGATACATCCTCAGAATACCAGCTAAACAAATGAATTTAGCAGCAGCTCAGTTTGCCGTTAGCTACCCAGATTATTACGAAGGAACTTTCGATCCCAAAAAGGTTGAGGTAAAAGTTAGAGGCAAAAATGTTCCTCTGAATGAGGTCAAGTGGAACAAAGAAGCTCGCATACTCGAAATTTTTCCCGAAGAGCCAGTACCAGCCGGAGGAGAGGTTCAGTTAGTGTTATCTAACGTGCGAAACCCAACTTTTGGGGGGATGTATCATTTTAACTGCCAGATTCTCTCTCCTGGAGATGTGCCAATGCTGCGTTATGTAGGAACCTGGCTTTTGAGTATCTCTTAG
- a CDS encoding Re/Si-specific NAD(P)(+) transhydrogenase subunit alpha — MKIAVAKEIEVCERRVALNPDTVARLIKQGLEVSVEAGAGERSYFSDSAYQAAGATIISDTAKLWGEADILLKVSPPQERENGGSEVELLREGAVLISFLNPLANPAVAQELANRQITAFSMEMIPRTTRAQSMDALSSQASLAGYKAVLIAAAALPKYFPMLTTAAGTIAPAKVFIMGAGVAGLQAIATARRLGAVVEAFDIRPAVKEEVQSLGAKFVEVKLEEETTAAGGYAKEISEASKQRTQEVVAEHVKNADVVITTAQVPGRKAPRLVTEEMVAQMKPGSVIVDLAADQGGNCACTEAGKDIVWNGVTIIGPINLPSSMPIHASQLYSKNLTSLVQLLVKDKALQIDFADDIVNAACITHAGEIRNQRVRDALEALSTQIGTH, encoded by the coding sequence ATGAAAATAGCGGTTGCTAAAGAAATTGAAGTTTGTGAACGACGCGTAGCATTAAATCCTGACACCGTAGCCCGATTAATCAAACAAGGTTTGGAAGTATCGGTGGAAGCAGGTGCGGGAGAACGCTCTTATTTTAGCGATTCTGCATATCAAGCAGCAGGAGCCACAATTATCAGTGATACTGCTAAATTATGGGGTGAAGCAGATATTTTGTTAAAAGTTAGCCCACCCCAAGAGCGAGAAAATGGTGGTTCTGAAGTGGAATTATTAAGGGAAGGGGCTGTATTAATCAGCTTCCTCAATCCTTTGGCAAATCCCGCAGTGGCGCAAGAACTGGCAAATCGCCAAATTACAGCTTTTAGTATGGAGATGATCCCCCGTACTACTAGGGCGCAAAGTATGGATGCTTTGTCTTCCCAAGCTTCACTAGCAGGTTACAAGGCTGTATTAATTGCCGCAGCTGCATTACCAAAGTATTTCCCGATGCTGACAACAGCCGCCGGCACAATCGCCCCAGCGAAAGTATTTATTATGGGTGCTGGTGTAGCTGGATTGCAAGCGATCGCCACAGCCAGACGCTTGGGCGCAGTCGTAGAAGCCTTTGATATTCGTCCAGCCGTTAAAGAAGAAGTGCAAAGTCTGGGGGCTAAATTCGTCGAAGTCAAACTCGAAGAAGAAACCACCGCAGCTGGTGGTTATGCTAAAGAAATTTCTGAAGCTAGCAAACAACGTACCCAAGAAGTCGTCGCCGAACACGTCAAAAATGCCGATGTGGTAATTACCACCGCCCAAGTACCTGGAAGAAAAGCGCCACGGCTGGTTACAGAGGAAATGGTGGCACAAATGAAACCGGGTTCGGTGATAGTAGATTTAGCGGCAGATCAGGGTGGTAACTGCGCCTGCACAGAAGCTGGTAAAGATATTGTCTGGAATGGGGTAACAATTATTGGCCCCATCAATTTGCCTTCATCAATGCCAATTCACGCTAGTCAGTTGTATTCTAAGAACCTGACATCCTTAGTGCAATTATTAGTCAAAGACAAAGCCTTGCAGATAGACTTTGCAGACGACATCGTTAATGCGGCTTGTATTACCCACGCTGGGGAAATTCGCAATCAACGAGTGCGGGATGCACTAGAAGCTTTGAGTACTCAGATTGGTACACATTAA
- a CDS encoding NAD(P) transhydrogenase subunit alpha, with the protein MTEALLAALFVFVLASFIGFEVINKIPPTLHTPLMSGSNAISGIAVLGAIVAAGAKDTSVSVILGLIAVVLATVNVVGGFLVTDRMLQMFKKKEVKA; encoded by the coding sequence ATGACAGAGGCATTACTTGCTGCTTTATTTGTATTTGTTTTGGCATCTTTTATTGGCTTTGAAGTCATCAACAAAATCCCACCGACTTTACACACGCCTTTAATGTCCGGCTCAAATGCCATTTCTGGGATTGCAGTATTAGGGGCGATTGTGGCTGCTGGTGCTAAAGATACCAGTGTATCAGTGATTCTCGGTTTAATTGCTGTGGTATTGGCGACAGTTAACGTCGTCGGTGGTTTTCTCGTCACAGATCGGATGTTGCAAATGTTCAAGAAAAAGGAAGTTAAGGCGTGA
- a CDS encoding NAD(P)(+) transhydrogenase (Re/Si-specific) subunit beta, whose translation MSDYIPTGIQLTYLVAASLFILGLKKLGSPATARNGNVIAAVGMLLAIVATMLDQQVLNYEMILVGLAIGTGIGAIAAYKVQMTEMPQMVGLLNGLGGAASALIAVAEFWRLIAASEPIPLDVNISILLDVLIGGVTLTGSFVAFAKLQGLISGSPIKLPFQQPFNLLLLVGYIVGSAYLIITPDSLPIFFGVVGVSLVLGVMFVLPIGGGDMPVVISLLNSLSGIAAAAAGFVVMNNMLIIAGALVGASGLILTQIMCKAMNRSLFSVLFGAFGGAVAGGAGGATGTTGDQTVRSIDAEEGAMMLGYARSVVIVPGYGMAVAQAQHTVRELADQLERMGVDVKYAIHPVAGRMPGHMNVLLAEANVAYTQLYDMDDINPQLEAADVALVIGANDVVNPAARTDVNSPIYGMPILEVDRAKQTIVIKRGMSTGFAGVDNELFYKEKTTMLFGGAKDMVSKLVSEVKQL comes from the coding sequence GTGAGCGATTATATACCAACTGGGATTCAGCTGACGTACTTAGTCGCTGCATCGTTATTTATTCTGGGTTTGAAAAAACTCGGTTCCCCAGCTACAGCGCGCAACGGTAACGTTATAGCTGCGGTGGGAATGCTGCTGGCGATTGTCGCCACAATGTTAGATCAGCAGGTGCTGAACTATGAGATGATTTTGGTGGGCTTGGCTATTGGTACTGGAATTGGTGCGATCGCAGCCTACAAAGTCCAAATGACCGAAATGCCCCAAATGGTGGGTTTACTCAATGGTTTAGGTGGTGCAGCTTCCGCACTCATCGCCGTTGCAGAATTTTGGCGATTAATCGCAGCATCTGAGCCAATACCTCTAGATGTGAACATTTCCATTTTGCTGGATGTGTTAATCGGTGGTGTCACCTTAACAGGTAGTTTTGTCGCCTTTGCCAAATTGCAAGGTTTAATCAGTGGTTCACCGATTAAATTACCTTTCCAGCAACCATTTAACCTCTTGCTGCTGGTTGGTTACATAGTAGGCAGTGCTTATTTAATCATCACACCCGACAGCTTACCGATATTCTTCGGAGTCGTGGGAGTTTCATTAGTATTGGGTGTCATGTTCGTTCTCCCCATTGGTGGGGGCGATATGCCTGTGGTAATTTCGCTGTTAAACTCCTTATCGGGGATAGCAGCAGCCGCAGCCGGTTTTGTGGTAATGAACAATATGTTGATTATCGCTGGCGCACTGGTGGGGGCTTCTGGCTTAATCCTCACCCAGATTATGTGTAAAGCAATGAATCGTTCTCTGTTCAGCGTGCTATTTGGTGCGTTTGGTGGGGCGGTTGCTGGCGGTGCTGGCGGTGCTACAGGTACTACAGGCGATCAAACTGTTCGCAGCATCGATGCGGAAGAAGGCGCGATGATGTTGGGTTATGCTCGTAGCGTGGTAATTGTACCCGGTTATGGGATGGCTGTTGCTCAAGCGCAGCATACTGTGCGAGAATTGGCAGACCAGTTAGAACGCATGGGTGTTGATGTTAAGTATGCCATTCACCCTGTAGCTGGAAGAATGCCAGGACACATGAATGTGTTATTGGCTGAGGCTAATGTGGCTTATACGCAGTTGTATGACATGGATGATATCAATCCTCAATTGGAAGCTGCGGATGTGGCTTTGGTAATTGGGGCTAATGATGTAGTAAATCCTGCGGCGCGTACTGATGTAAATAGTCCCATTTATGGTATGCCGATTTTGGAAGTAGATCGGGCGAAGCAAACAATTGTAATTAAGCGCGGGATGAGTACGGGTTTTGCCGGTGTAGATAATGAGTTGTTCTACAAGGAGAAAACTACGATGCTTTTTGGTGGCGCGAAGGATATGGTTTCTAAGTTGGTTTCGGAAGTGAAACAGCTTTAA